A segment of the Lycium barbarum isolate Lr01 chromosome 7, ASM1917538v2, whole genome shotgun sequence genome:
AAATTCTACaaagtggagtctggggagggtagagtgtacacagaccttaacttgagaaggtagggaggctgtttatGGTATATCCTCGACATAAGAAGAAGCAATTCAAAGCATGATGCAAAAGAAATAACGAATAAACATGTAAACAAAGTAATACAATTGTCAAGGGacaacaacataaattaagtTGAGCAagtgtattaattaattataatttGTGATCGGTTGAGCAGGAAATTTCTCAAATGGAGGGTCCTAGGTTCGATGTGTAGTTTGCGGGCTATTACACTAGAGCAGGGTTTACCCATAGCACACCCAAAAGATAGCAGCTACGAGTTCCCTTGCTAAAGTGGAAACTTTTGATCTCCCTAACAAAACAATATTAAAAACTGACGCTGCTAAACCCATGTGACACTCACGTGGCTTGTAAAGGTTAAACCCATCGAACAAAAATTTGAGTACGCCTATTCATCTATCAGATCATATCAAGTTTAGCACATTTGGATTATAATTTCGATTTTCGGATTTCGCAAAATGTTTCGAATTCGATCCAAATACATTCGGGTTGGATCAGATTTTTTAagtttgatttggataattcagaTTTTTGGTTCGGCCTATAAGTTtaattgcttcttcttcttcttcttcttcttcttcttacaaTATGAACAACCAAATAGAATATTCGTACCAAATTGTCTAAATATATAATTCCTTTTTGCTATCACAATCATATAAATAAAGTAGTCATACAAGCACTAAAATCATTACCAAGGATGCAACAGGAGCACTGGTCTTATAAATTAACAAGTCCAATTTAGTAAAACATCTCATACATAGAATTTACTAACAatgaaaacaaaaagaaaatctAAAAGGTAGGAATCTTTGATATTAACAAATCCAAACATATTGAACTTAGTAATATTTTTTATTATATGGGTTGATGTAGCATATATTTAACTTATTAGATTGGACATATAGGTAATGCACTAATATATATAATGGATAGCCAGGTATGTTAGGCTAAACATAAAGTATAAGAAAAATTCAATTTTCGGATATCAAAAAATCTGAAGTTCCAAATCCaacattttaaaaatttaaaagttaaatccgaaatttcaaaatataagtcCAAAATATTCGAATATGGAGGCGGATCTTGAGTTTATCCAAACTATGCACACCTTATATTTGAGGGATCAAAAAAAATGGATAATTTTAGcccaaaacttttccaaatatatgtaggtttcttttcttttccacccaaaaaatagttggggaagaaaatgagaaaatttAAATCCCCTTACCCTCCCCTCGGCCGCTTTCCCTAATTAAAACACAAAATCTTCTTCCTGTCGAGTTATTAGAACCCTAGTATTGGATTCCTTTCAATTCACAAATCTGAAATCTCTGTACCAAATTCAATTCACTTGTTTCCAATGGCGTCTTCCAGAGATGCAGACCCAAGTTTGGGTTACCTGACCCGTAAAGAAACGGAGGTAAAGCTCCCTAGACCGACACGTGTCAAGAACAAAACCCCTGCACCTATCCAAATAACCGCCGAACAAATCCTGCGCGAAGCACGTGAACGTCAAGAATCAGAAATCCGACCCCCTAAACAGAAAATAACCGACCCGACTGAGCTAGCCGATTACCGTCTCCGTAAACGCAAAGAATTCGAGAGTTTAATTAGTCGCGTTCGCTGGAACAAGAGTGTTTGGGTTAAATATGCCAAGTGGGAAGAATCGCAAAAGGATTTCAAGCGCGCGCGTTCCGTCTGGGAGCGCGCGCTTGAAGTCGATTATAGAGATCATACAATGTGGCTGAAGTATGCTGATgttgagatgaagaataagtttGTTAATTATGCTAGGAATGTGTGGGACCGGGCTGTTACGTTGTTGCCTAGAGTTGAtcagctgtggtataagtatatacatATGGAGGAGATGTTAGGGAATGTAGCCGGTGCTAGGCAGATTTTCGAGAGGTGGATGACGTGGATGCCAGATCAGCAAGGTTGGTTGAGTTATATTAAGTTTGAGTTGAGGTATAATGAGGTCGAGAGGGCGAGGGAGATTTTCGAGAGGTTTGTTAAGTGTCACCCGAGAGTTGGGGCGTGGATTAGGTTCGCCAAGTTTGAGATGAAGAACGGGGAGATAGGTAGGGCGAGGGGTTGTTATGAACGGGCGGTGGATAAGTTAGCGGACGATGAGGAGGCCGAGACGTTGTTTGTGGCGTTTGCGGAGTTTGAGGAGAAGTGTAAGGAGACCGAGAGGGCGAGGTGTATATATAAGTTTGCGTTGGATCATATACCGAAAGGGCGGGCCGAGGATTTGTATAGGAAGTTTGTCGCGTTCGAGAAGCAGTATGGTGACAGGGAAGGTATCGAGGATGCTATAGTTGGGAAAAGGAGGTTTCAGTATGAGGATGAAGTGAGGAAGAATCCGCGTAATTATGATACGTGGTTTGATTATATTCGGTTGGAAGAGAGCGTTGGAAATAAAGAGAGGGTTAGAGAGGTTTACGAGAGAGCTATTGCGAATGTTCCCCCTGCTGAAGAGAAGCGGTATTGGCAGCGATACATTTACTTATGGTAAAATTTGACAACCTTTACTTTTGAATGTGATATTTGAATTCTATTTCGGATACCTTACCATGCAATTTCGTGACTTTGCTCTTTTTAGGATTAATTATGCATTATATGAAGAGCTTGATGCACAAGACATGGAAAGGACCAGAGATGTCTACAGGTAAAATATCTTTGCCTCGATTGAAATATCACTATGTAGTTCATTTGCTTGATGAATCGTATTATCTATCATGCTTTATGTGAAATACTGGTAATGGTAAACATAATCTAGCTTTATGAACCATGCTTTACCTTGTATCTAGCTTACTCTTTGTTAATTAGAGTGGCTGCAGGATTGGGTTGGGTTGTTTCAAAATTGTTCACTAATCCCCTATTAATTGCATGGTTTAGGTACTTATCAAAATAATTGCATGGTTTAGGTAATTATGAGATGACAGTAGGAGTGCTGAGTCTAACTGCTAAAGCCAGAACTCCACCTTGTAAACATAACTTATCAGTATTGATTCTGTTCCATTTATTTGTCTTATGCCACATTGTATTTTCGTGATCAATTTGCAAGCAATTACGTTTTTCATTTGATTGACTCTTTGAGTCAATTGATTTCTGGAGTAAAGTGCAGTCTATCTGATTGAAAGCTAGGCAGTATAACTGCCAAATTGTCTTAGTTCACCAAATTTTTATTATGTATTGCATGTTGTACTTGGACATAACTAGGATCCCATTTGCACATATTCAGTCTCTGGTCTGGTTAGTTTACGACCATAATATTGTGCTATAATTTATCACCAAGatgcacacttttttttttttaacctctaGTGCTAAAGAAACTAAGTTTTCATAAATGAACTGGGATGGGCTTACATGGAGCTACATGGaaagtgaggattcatatagccataggcatagttgttgataCATGTGTTTTCTTGGACTGCAATAGTTCCAACTGTTGTTAGCCTACAATTGGATGAAGAactatgttgcttggactcttcAAAATTGTCGACAATTGCATGTCGGATATTCCAAAAGTAGCGCATTTTTGGAGGAGCCGAAACAGGTGCGGCAacattttggagagtccgagcaacatagctgaAGAATAGGTACCTTACCTAGGGGGACAAAGTATTAAGATTGTTTTGCAAGTGAAGCGCTTGAGAAACAAGTTGACTTTGAGAGATATAGGATAAGAACAACTATGAAAACTTTGATAAGAATACTAGGACTTCTGTTCTATGAACATGCTGAGAAGCTTTATATAGACCACCTTGTGTTTAGATGTTTTATCATGAGAAAATGCTCTGTGAAGTGACCTGACTGTTCAAAAACATTAGCTAATTATTGCCTACAGCTTGAAAGTCAAAAGGCAGAGCTCACCAGGGGATCTGTCCTCCTTCCTCATTCTAATGTATCCAGAGGAGAAAACTTAAAGAGTGTCTTCAGTTTCATTTTAGGTTTACTTGTCCCTTCCATTTTGGATCATCAAGAGGTTGTTTCAGTGTCTAGTCACATTACTTTTCTTCCCTCTCTTTTGTTGTGTTGGTTCCTTGAATTGTATAGACCTCGCATGAGTACTTTATCCACGTAATATCGTGGTTGAATTGTTCCTGAATCTTGACAAAATTTCTTTTTAACATAATAGGAGTACTTAACAACTTGCATTGCAGTAACTATTTGGGGCAAAGCATTTGTTTCCAAGGATTCCCTTTTTTTTTGGGATGAAGTTAGATTATTTCATTACAGAGAAGCGTTATAATTTGGCAAGTAGAGTTAGAAGCTCTGGAAACTCCCAGTCCTGCATGTCCCTTCTGAATAGAATGAGCCAGCTATTGTCTTGCCAATTCTGAGAGATAGTAGAGTCTTGATTTTGGGCTATCTGATAGAGGTCAGGAAAATCTAACATTAGAATGGAGCCTTCCAACCATTTACCTTTCCAGAATTTTATGTGATTGCCATTGCGCAGTTTGAAGTAGGAGTTGGAGAAAAATTCACTCCATAAATTTCTGATGCTCTTCCATGGACCAATTCCATATGGACTTCTGGTCAGCTTAGTGCACCAATGATTCTGGGATCCATGC
Coding sequences within it:
- the LOC132603813 gene encoding uncharacterized protein LOC132603813, producing the protein MASSRDADPSLGYLTRKETEVKLPRPTRVKNKTPAPIQITAEQILREARERQESEIRPPKQKITDPTELADYRLRKRKEFESLISRVRWNKSVWVKYAKWEESQKDFKRARSVWERALEVDYRDHTMWLKYADVEMKNKFVNYARNVWDRAVTLLPRVDQLWYKYIHMEEMLGNVAGARQIFERWMTWMPDQQGWLSYIKFELRYNEVERAREIFERFVKCHPRVGAWIRFAKFEMKNGEIGRARGCYERAVDKLADDEEAETLFVAFAEFEEKCKETERARCIYKFALDHIPKGRAEDLYRKFVAFEKQYGDREGIEDAIVGKRRFQYEDEVRKNPRNYDTWFDYIRLEESVGNKERVREVYERAIANVPPAEEKRYWQRYIYLWINYALYEELDAQDMERTRDVYRECLKLIPHQKFSFAKIWLLAAQFEIRQLRLKEARLLLGEAIGRAPKDKIFKKYIEIELHFGNIDRCRKLYEKYLEWSPENCYAWSKFAELERSLYETERARAIFELAIDQPALDMPELLWKAYIDFEISEGEFERTRALYERLLDRTKHLKVWISFAKFEASAMDSEVEEDIEQKKNCLQRARDVFERAVSYFRNSAPELKEERAMLLEEWLNMESGFGELGDVSLVRAKLPKKLKKRRQIDMEDGPAAYEEYIDYLFPEETQTTNLKILEAAYKWKKQRVASEED